In the genome of Rhopalosiphum padi isolate XX-2018 chromosome 1, ASM2088224v1, whole genome shotgun sequence, the window AGATCTGTTGGTTGTGAACATTAACCATGCCACAATgggcatttaatatattatacaattttgttagAAATTGGCTATTTTATTCTACTttgacatattgtataatatattattgttacacaaCTTActgttaaagtttataataattaacaaactttactttttatttacatacatttactatttattttttttattcaaataatatattataaaatattacaaaacgtagtattatacttttaaacgaaaaaaataggtaaaattaaCTTGATTAGTCTAATGGAGCatgattaatgttataataataaaacatatataaataataataatacataaagtatTTGCATAGGTATATATGCAGTTTACAGTATATACTAATAACATATTTCTTATATGAACTTTTAGAGTGTGGTGCGTTTAGGTGGGTACTTGCCATTTTAAAACCCACTCTTtagtttttattagaaatttcataaatacatGATGCGGCTACTGTCTATAATTTGTCTACCTATTAGCTATTTTACatacaatagaaaattataCGCCAAGGAATTTAACTGTACcaatggtatataattatattaattatttagtttatattataattagtgaaTAATaggaatatacatttaatataatgataagtagtaatattgaataaaaccaCTAAGACTTAGGTAAAGGAACACTACATACCACGCCCCTTCTATTctgtagttaaaataaattaagatatacTATTACTCAGAATTTTAGTACTGAGGTACTATTATGGTCTATGGCCCTATGGGTCACTAGAgactattatctatatattactaGGTATTGCAAAACCACTTGCATCGCTCGGGTCGCTCGGGATTCacttagtttatattatattttgataaccaTAACAACATAACTTTACTAtctatatacaacaataaaaattattttacaaacttatacttaaaaaaatagttaattttcattagtcataatataatgtttaaagttaaaaaacttcgtcaaaattacaaaaatttgcaattcattttgtagttaaaaatgtataaaatgtaatgcaaCGTTCTTATTTTCCTTTTAAAGTTCTTATTGAAACCTAAAAATCTCTAAAATACAATAGCACATTTGATGTGAAACTTctttatataatgtgtaatcaTACACAATTCAACGGCAGATTAACATgtcacaaaattaaaataagatagaCGTTGCTATATTATCAGTGAATTGGTACTTAcagctttttttttacatttgaaatCGAAGGCTAATTATGGTATTATTGACGTTAGCCTccgtcgtttattattattaacatatacaacgagaaaaaataaaataatatttaataaaatcaaaataaatgggACATCAAACTACTCTAAGTGATCGGTCTTTCAGCTTATAATATAGAAGACTTAACTTATCGACGGTGCTATACTGtcgttgtttttatttctacTTATTTTGTAGCACTTTGCGCAGGAAGTTGCAGATGGTATACGgctaaatttcataaatataaagaaGAATCTTTTCTACAtcgtagataatatattaattaattataataattacattgatAGATAATCATACGATGAATGTTGATATGTTGTAAACATTTTTCGACAGTTATTTAATTtccgttaaaatatatatacatgattataaattaatacgctATACgcactatacaaaataaatactttttaattatttggatCCAACTATAGGTATTCATACCATCATGCATCAATTCAGACTATTCTACAGACCACAGTAAATACGCCGATAAATTATTGACTGCTTGTTTGTAATAATGGATAATGATTtatgtttgaattaaaatgtaatacaagtaaTACAACCGTTACAGATTACACTAATTTATTCAGTGATGATTGATGAGATACACACGCCATCATCAATACAGCTGAGAGACGTCCCCATTTGTTTacgagttaaaattattataaatttaatttattaatttcaatacaaGATCCacccataaataaataaaattataacttaaaattttatgtaataaacttacaacaataattattcttgattattatttaaaagtattaaatattttatcaaaatttcttaaaattagaaaaattatttgtaaattaatatgtataaaattgtatttattaggtTAATCTCATCAATGACAAAAAGTAAACGGGAGGTGAGGACTGCATTTATCCTTCACGAATACCTCCCCAATCCCAGAACTCCGGTGTTCATCTTAACGATTGCGGTACCGATCCCTTTGGCATGTTCCAAACCTCCACATACATTGGAATCCACTGACCGTATAAATACATTGCGTTCTAGCAGGAACCGCCACATTGTAGAGCTAACGGTATTTGAttctaaatttaatgataatgaaCTTGCACGTCAAGCCGCTAGATGTCACTATATGTTATGCTGTTGCACACGCgtagattatataaattataattcaatgatTATACCGTAGGTAATacgcaaataataaaataatattttaattttatatgaattacaAAATTAGCAACTAAATAGCAATCATTGGttgatgattaaaaaataattctaattattgtcatcattattaattcatttatatatcaatttttttatgtaggtaccgtCGGTATTGCTATTTAACATTGTACAtctcataatatgtattactcgtatattccttcttatacataattatgttgCACGTAGGAACGTGAGGTTGTGAGCTGAATAGTTAAATCGATTATTACACTTATGTTAATATCATTATCAaatcaaaacatatttgtatgcactttgtttatttgtatttaaaaacattgtagCCTGTATAGAGTGCAGGTATCTACCTACAATACAGTaatactaaacaaataaataattaattaattaattcgttttaattataaagagatagaatattgaatattatgtataaataagacattaattattatttttcagttaaattGGAAAAACTcggttattaaaatgaatacttgaaatatcaaataatcgAGTTATGAAGTTAAGTTACTAGAACTAAATTTCTATAGCgaagtaaaaaagataaaaaaattaatttaataacttagctttttattatttagtgtaaCAATAAGTCACAGAAATTaacatttagattttagatgcATGATCatcacataaattaaaaatataataaatatatattaaattggaaaatttaaacaacacgaattatctacataatattaatgtaagtatataactacctatattggctatattatagCTAAATGATAAGGTATTTGGTTGAAGGCTGATAAAATATGTTACCTATTAGGTAAAGACTGTTTTTTGTTGGGAGAAAAACACATTTTGAATGTTTTCTAGTCCTTTAAGTTAGGGGGGCTTGATTCTTAAAAATTTTTACAGCAAATTCTTTTaattaggttattattttttgtttctattgGTGTTAACAACTGAATTGaatgattattcgtttatatgaaacattgaaactttatatttttttatattatagaatgtaggcgaaaataaagttaatactataacatgtttataagtatatacatttacacACAAATTCTGGGGGGGGGGCTTAAGCCCACGGCCAACCCAAAGCCTCCCTCACTTGTAACGCCTATCATAGGTGGCCTATGTATATCCAATTTTCACTAaactttaacatattttttgtttaaaaatttgctCCTTGAATTATGAAGACTCAAGCCGCCACTGGTGGCATAGTCCAACACCTTAGGTTACAAAGATAAGTACTATGTTTCTTCGTTAATCGTTAGGTATTACatacctaggtacctataggtacctattttgattaaaaaataataatcctaGACGCATTaggtatttaaagtattaaaagtatataataggtattgtcAATTATCACTCTCATACCTAgtcacattataaaatattcaaaaacttttatttttgggcggaaatatgatttttcattctgtttacattttgataattcTTATCATttgtatcacataatattatcacagaataatttattctgtgatTTTATGTTTGAGTATAGATAATAACAAAGtagttttgttgtaatttatttaatttcttttgcacatgattcatttaataatagtttattcataatttattttaataatacaattgtaataactaatagtataataagaATTAGTCTGTTGTCAAATTTatgtttagaaatattttttataagatggAAAAAATTTTGAAGCCATTAGGATGCGAAGTTCGTGGAATTGacttaaaaactgaaaatagaCCTGAAAgtaatgtttatgttttataatttaattaataataaccgcGTTTCACATATGCATTATTTAACAgttaattgattatatatttacaatatatatctagttaaattgtaatttaattatattataatattatttttatgaattttcaattcATTTTCAGTTATTAAACAGATACAGGAAGATGTTACAAAACATAGaatcttaatatttaaagatcAAGGTATCATAAGTGGTGATAGGCATGTTGAGATTAGTCGTTGGTTTGGAGAATTAGAATCTACATTCTACAAACATCGAAAATCACCTCACCCTGATGTGTTTCGAGTAtctaatgataaaaatgaaGGATGCACTGGTaaatatgtctataaataataactaaatccatttttttatgtaggcatttaaattgtttttttaatcaaatcttGATTTAGTAATTATTCTTGTTAAGTAGGTATCTATTAGTGTatcaatatttaactatttacattttatgaaaatcttatttttataatactacataGTTGTTTGTACTTTCTTATTTTATGAATGTAcaaacttaaatgtaatatttacctgtattaaaataagtacttcattaaaccatacattttaataacatttctaaatgtgaaaataattaatacctatatttataaatggtcTATATGTGGATATGTTAATAGAATTAACAGTTCTCAAGTGTtataaggtttttattttaagcttactggaaaatatcaaaatttactaaaattaaatttatttgacatTTGAGTTTATCTAAATATAACCTCTGTCcaactaaattaatatcaaaataatataattttgtaattatatatatattatttaaggtgTTGGACGATCAGGTTGGCACATAGATGGGACATTTCAACCAGCACCATTTAGTTATTCTTTATATCACATGGAGTCTGTACCCAAAGAAGGACATACGTTATTTATTCCACTCACAGAACTAATTCAAAGTTTGGATAAAGATACTTATGACACTTGGAACCGAGCTTGGATGGTTAGTGATAGAAGATCATCACCCATCCATCCACTGATATATAGTCATCCTCTAACAGGCAAACCAGTGTGTATAATTGAtaactatttaaagttataatatttattatttataattaattgtaatattaatagcaatcataactataggtattatgttttcATTTGGGAATGACTACTGAATTTATTTGGAATTATAAACTTCCCTCAGAATCAATTGCTAGCCATGAAGAGTACAAAGAACTTTTAGATTCAATAAACAGTAAAATCAATCAAGATAATGgaaagtatatatatgtacacaaggtatattttttattttaaacttaaacagaataataattttaaagggcaattattgatttttaccatttatacatttcttaaattattcactattattgttaaaaaattataacaaattattaagtataatatctaaaaagtgtggatacttttaagttatagtatattaattataaaaatatattctggctttattttttattttggtaataGGCATAGTGTataaaaaacgaattattatcaataaatatttagttaaatttagaACTTAGAACTTATGTATTTTCACACTAATGTATTATGTTGAGGttactttaaaaaatctattttattacctgacattttagatttttttttaattatttcatgagATTTTcagtttcattaatttaaattgttaagtttAAATGGGTCACCCAATGATTATTTTCAGACAAATTTTATctgtagataataaattaatattttaaaattattttgatttcccCTCCAAAAAAAACTTCTGAATTAATGTGATCTAACAATACACACATTAATTGTTGATCCATTGTTTATATTGTTGACATAtgtaaagaaaaatacaaagttaaaatgaattattttatgtatataatacaatattcatttcaaacataatgtcatttgtttattgataatacattgtttttaacgttagtttaaacattttatgttaaaaactttattaattatatatttattttattttattctgtttagtGGGAACCAGGGGATTTCATTATATCTGATAACTTAGCTGTTGGACATTTTGCTCACTCAAGTACACAGGCACCCAGAAGTGAAGTTGGTCTCAGAGTTCTACATAGAACTACTATTAAAGGAACACATCCAccaaagaaataaaatttatttatttttgaatataattattgtaatattttttatattcataaacttttgttatatattttattaaaaattgtatgttattatattttttttattagatacatatttttttctataatatcctATTATAAATTGCCCATTCATATTATTCTTACTTAATCAACAGTGAATGAATCAATGGTAATACTTATACTAGTAAgtgatattagttatattatactttgttgGATACAAGTTATAAGTTCCATCCTTATAATTCCAACACATTAAGTGAGATGTACTAACGTGAGTAAGTATGTTgctatacaaaacaaattataaaatatttaaaaataatagttgttatagttttattattacttgtagTAGGTCTACTTATTTTTGGcttcaaaattattgttttaattttgaatattatttataaaatacaaaaatcaaaattttttaacatGTATTAGGTTcagtatacatacctataagtgtatatatgttgatacataataattaaccaTACATTTCTAGATTTTACTCAAACAATCCTATTGATATTTTAACACTggagaaatttaattatttattatgtacattactCTGGTTTTGTCAGTACTCagtcaattttaaaagttataacttataacttaagtTGGTAAATAATACCACCTGCATGAATGCATGATGAATCGAACAGAAAGTATACAGCCCTTGGGGTGAAGTTCTTGTGACATAGGTTGAACATTAGTACTGTTAGTTGTTAGTAATAACTTTACTTTactaataaccaaaaaaaaaaaaatatatatatatatatatgtattttattatgtacctttactgtgtagatattaatattgattgtctaattaataattcaatgatatttagctagtaattcaaatttttaataatacataggtatgcTGATAAACAGTGGCGgatctaggatttttttttggggggggcccattatttttttttacattagtacatatttttataaaaacacttgtattagtataatagtattttaaaatgtataattatgtataatgtattatataaatgtatgcacataaaaaagtattaaaattaaaaatatttgtatataaaaaaaaatataattaaaagtagtgTTTTATAGACAAAATTGTAAACGTCTCGAATGTTGTTTGGCAAACAAATTCCAAGCCTTTGTCCCCCAATTCCACCCACCTTTGGTCCAAAAAGTACACACACTTTGCAAAAAGCTCCCTTACTTAAATTACTATAAGCTAACCAATTGTATTTATCTATCCATTCAATACGAAAACTTCTACTATGACcatttttatcttttgttaCTGGAAAAACATACTTTTTATTTGGAGTCCacgttttacataaataattataaagttgaCTTATCTCTTTTCGTATTTTAACATTAGAATCCTCTTCAACTGCAAATCCTATATCATATTCTTTAGTATCATTTATTTCCGACAAATTAGTGTAAACAGCTGGTTCTTGTTGTGAAGCAgtttcattcaaaatattttcatttgtaagTGTACTATTgtcatcaactttttttttcttaaagaaaGAAGTAAATATTTCACTTTGACGTTTTTGTGACATGATATAACGAACTACGAAGACAAGACGATACTCATACGTGTAAATACGACAAAAGTAAACTAAACcaaatcatacaatatattaacctagctattactaataattgttCATTTCAGATAAGATATTTGACACTTTCTGCAAGTTATGTCGTTTTACGTCAATCTAATAGGCGATCAGATAAGACGTTACATTATAGCAGCTATAGCATAATGTAACGTCTTATCTTATAGTATAGCTACAGCCTATTTAGTTTCAACTTTTAAGGatgacttataaatataaccGGAATTTTTCGTGAATTGTGATTATAAGTTTCATgtcatagttatatttttaaacattttagggGCCATGGGGGGGGCCCAGGCCCCTCTGGCCCCCTCCTTAAATCCGCCACTGCTGATAAACCTACCAATATAACTAATGCAAAAATTTGAGTGGAGGTAGAAGGGGTTAAATGACTAATTGTGCTAAGAACAGAATTTATCGTATAAGTAAAGTAGgtaccttattatttattagaattcataatttatagtaatacctacctataacaaaataaggttataaacatttttatttaatttaacctaggtatcttattagttatttacataggtataaaAGGGGTTAAAAATTTgagaacttaaaatttaaattaatgtgtattaataattaatatagtttattatacttagCTTAAGGCTAAGTACCCTCCTAATTTATACCTAGgattattagtaattttgattatataatttagttttaagttattatcacaagtcataatatatttagaaaattgatcactaaattttatataagtacttagCATATACATAAGATACGTACATAGGTTATTATACTAGGCCTCGGAGAAATTTCGGGAGGAGTTACAACCCCTTAACCCCCACTCCCTGGTTGCGccactgcatattatatatttatttatttatacgtacctatatgcgaaaaatatacacatcttctctaaaaaaattaataaaaataaaatgaacagtgaaaatatattgaaaatgcattataaatgtataactattgcaatgtgtattataaaaatactcatGTTTTGATAACAAATTTCATTTTGTTCTCGCGGTAACAGTTTCTATCATTAATCTACCAAGATATTAGTTGTTGAtttgttatattacaataattgcaACCACGAATTGTGATTTTAGTTGTAGTCTGGGCCTAGGGGTTAAAGTGATAGAGTGACGTTTAAAACTATATGAAGACATTACTACATTAGTCCCCCTGGAATTTTTTCCCGCTTTAAGCCCAGGCTGTAgtacataggtaatataggtACAAGGTACCTACATGGTTATACCATAagctatatatctataatacatcTAAACATCTTATTTTAGTCCATGATTCAGTGATGGCTATTAGTAACTACATAATGCGTATTGTGTTTTATTGCGATACAGCTTAAAAAGTTTTCGAGAGATCGgcaattagatttattatattttcctatatatttgtaatatacttataggtacactttaggtacctacctacgttGTACTTATTCAGTTATGCAGTTACGAGTTCACGAGTCACGACtgattagtaggtacctattaaatttgTGTATAGCCATTTGCCCCTGCGaccaatgtattatacataataaaatatgtgaaatatcaattatatattaggtaagtttaatattaagtaaattttaaatcaagctaaacaattgtaaatggtttttttatactaatattcagAATACTATTTTTCGATGCTTCtggatttttttgattttcctatagaacttaaaataaaaaatccttgccaattactatattattattataagaattaaagaatataaaagttatactattaaataatcattttaaaatctgttAGATGTGAATAAcataaaccaaaataatttaaatagaataagTTTATGCCACTTTACGAGTAGGTGATGTATAACATAGCTAGGTATCTAAAACTGTTACTGATAATTATAACGAAAAGCTATATACAGTGTCTTGTTAAGTGTaactttataattgtataaactataagtaaaaccataataatataccataataaaaataaaactgttaacGTGTTAATAGTGCACTATATacctatttcaaattatattactaaattattattattatcatagtaagTTATAGGCTATAggttaataggtatttaacgGGGTGATTTACTGATTTATATATCGTTGGAcactcattaattaaaaaaaaacaataacatttcaagaaaatacttttttttttatcgtttttaattttttttacttttataaatatataaatgtatgatttcATACTTTAAAGCAGAATATTACTTGggttttttacttataaaaataaattaaggatAAGGCGTTTGTGATTTTGTTGTACTACTCcgctcgttaaaatatttaatatttgtcatttcATTAAACTATTCatgtaaaatttgatttttacaagtactccaaaaaatattttgtttttgaaaaagaaattaaaaatgtgttatcataaaaaattaaatttttaaaaaagagatacaaatacatatattttttaaaaatgttgtttttaccTAATGCTTAAAACTATGAGTAttacgttaaatggatcacctGGTATAGAACTATAGTACCTatgtacttattagttatttttattcttattattgctATAGATCTTTAGAATGTGgtgaatttttattcatatttattgtaatataataatatatcacaggtagtcttaataattatttatggatAGGTATTACTCCAGTAGTTTAACATTAACGTATCAATAGTCAATAGGTGTTAACTGTGAGTATTGCCTATTGGAGACTATATA includes:
- the LOC132918130 gene encoding alpha-ketoglutarate-dependent taurine dioxygenase-like: MFRNIFYKMEKILKPLGCEVRGIDLKTENRPEIIKQIQEDVTKHRILIFKDQGIISGDRHVEISRWFGELESTFYKHRKSPHPDVFRVSNDKNEGCTGVGRSGWHIDGTFQPAPFSYSLYHMESVPKEGHTLFIPLTELIQSLDKDTYDTWNRAWMVSDRRSSPIHPLIYSHPLTGKPVLCFHLGMTTEFIWNYKLPSESIASHEEYKELLDSINSKINQDNGKYIYVHKWEPGDFIISDNLAVGHFAHSSTQAPRSEVGLRVLHRTTIKGTHPPKK